CGGCCTTATCTTCAAGGTGCTGACCCCCGGCACGGGGGACGTGAGCCCCAAGCTCACCGACACCGTAAAGGTCCATTACAAGGGCACTTTCCCCGACGGCAAGGAGTTCGACAGCTCGTATAAGCGCGGCGAGCCGACCGAGTTCCCGGTCAACAAGGTCATCAAGTGCTGGACCGAGGGGCTGATGCGGATGAAGACGGGCGAGAAGGCGCAGCTCGTCTGCCCGCCCGGGATTGCCTACGGCGACAAGGGATTCGGCAACGGCATCGTCCCCCCCGGCGCCGTTCTCGTCTTTCAGGTCGAGCTGCTCGAAATCAAGAAATAGCCCGCGAAGGGAATCCCCGCGCCGGGTCGTGTGTTTGCGCGTTCGACCGGGGCACCCCCGCTCCGGCCTTCTTCGGGAGAAGCTCATGCTCAAGCTGCATCATTTCGATCGCTCCCCATTCGGATGGAAGGTTCGGATCGCCCTGGCGGAGAAGAAGGTTCCCCACCAGGTGGTGGTCCCCGAGAACAAGGCCGAAAGCGCCGAGTTCGGGCGTCTGAACCCCTATCGCCTGACGCCGGTCCTGGAGCTGGAGGACGGGCGCACCATTTATGAGTCGTCCATCATCAATGAGTACCTGGAGGAGGCGTATCCCAACCCGGCGATGCTGCCGAAAGACCCCTACGAGCGCGCCCGGGTCAGGATGCTGGAGGACACCACCGACCAGTACCTCTACCCGGTCCTGCGCGACCTGCGCAACGCCCAGTACGAATATGCGCCCCCCTTCCTGATCCCGAAGAAGCAGGTCGACGGTGCAGCGGTC
This genomic window from Candidatus Polarisedimenticolia bacterium contains:
- a CDS encoding glutathione S-transferase family protein, with the translated sequence MLKLHHFDRSPFGWKVRIALAEKKVPHQVVVPENKAESAEFGRLNPYRLTPVLELEDGRTIYESSIINEYLEEAYPNPAMLPKDPYERARVRMLEDTTDQYLYPVLRDLRNAQYEYAPPFLIPKKQVDGAAVEAAKKKLHEHLARLDRELGSRPWFGGEVFSLADAALVAPLAASLPLLGILPDPKYANLAAWARKVSERPSVLESAPKEPLRIKKD
- a CDS encoding FKBP-type peptidyl-prolyl cis-trans isomerase, with product MDDYKKNQAFLEAAAKEEGAVKTSSGLIFKVLTPGTGDVSPKLTDTVKVHYKGTFPDGKEFDSSYKRGEPTEFPVNKVIKCWTEGLMRMKTGEKAQLVCPPGIAYGDKGFGNGIVPPGAVLVFQVELLEIKK